The following are encoded in a window of Chitinophagaceae bacterium genomic DNA:
- a CDS encoding PQQ-binding-like beta-propeller repeat protein, with amino-acid sequence MLKPFFKVCICFIASSCNYCFAQQLQLVLPIGHTGKLYEARFSPDGKKVVTASKDNTAKIWDVSSGSLLADLKGHTDFVIHAQFSPDGKKVLTQSYDLTGWKDNQGRVKIWDAVSGTYIADLTAEFGITTMACFSPDSKMILTIADSGKIWDAATGKLIFKLQGQTNRVSSIHFSPDGIWIAAALRDNSLQIFNAKTGKVVHRYKNHTSLPKTMQFSPGGKKLITASFNETITWDVAAWRPKRTVTVKINGDSNEFNDDPFFFTPDLQKMIVADYRPDTKAVMVWDAATRKLIQTKKGNTNKVENSETMLEDGGPRGNVAAASGNAFAAVLNTAIHNNLQLGPENEKTAYLWTLDKGLLVDSLTGHTDAINFMQFNKDGTKLVTASDDGTAKIWDAGTGKLLADLRSHTFNSRAADFSPEYVLDPTAAKKMITASDDGTLKTWDRETGTLLKVFSKHDAAVFSVQYSRDGKKIVSGSEDGTVIVWDANSGKHIDLKGTSRVVIDPTSESDLESVTRLVPPEMSPDGLKLLTAIQSPVAKIFDATNGNLLFERTGTRYPGMAFAHFSNDGSKIITGWSYYDNEPDKKDTNTVIMDANTGKLLFKIESTASQFSSDDKKIFANTTRAPRVFDATNGKFLFGLRCDTCRETTWGMMSPDGKTIFSTDWQEGNGYFWNAENGKFLYSMKGQGSFVGSKFSPDSRYILNSTADNGMELWDATNGNFLQHFTGHTDVINYFGFSPDANNIISTSRDNTSKLWDVQTGKCLYTFFAVDSADYFIQLPSGYYQSTPNASKLLHYVTKGSKSDLL; translated from the coding sequence ATGCTAAAGCCTTTTTTTAAGGTTTGTATTTGTTTTATTGCATCTTCCTGTAATTATTGTTTTGCACAGCAACTTCAATTGGTATTGCCGATCGGGCATACCGGTAAATTATATGAAGCCCGTTTCAGCCCCGATGGGAAAAAAGTTGTTACTGCATCTAAGGACAATACAGCTAAAATATGGGATGTCAGCTCCGGAAGCCTGTTGGCAGATCTGAAAGGCCATACTGATTTCGTTATTCATGCACAATTCAGCCCGGATGGGAAAAAGGTTCTTACACAATCGTATGACCTTACCGGCTGGAAAGATAACCAGGGACGGGTTAAGATCTGGGATGCGGTATCAGGTACATACATCGCAGACCTGACAGCTGAATTTGGAATCACCACTATGGCCTGTTTCAGTCCGGATAGTAAAATGATCCTGACGATCGCTGATAGCGGTAAAATATGGGACGCTGCTACCGGCAAACTTATTTTTAAGTTACAGGGACAAACAAACAGGGTAAGTAGTATACACTTCAGCCCTGATGGTATTTGGATTGCGGCTGCCCTCAGAGATAATTCCCTTCAGATCTTTAATGCGAAAACAGGCAAGGTGGTACACAGGTATAAAAATCATACATCCTTGCCCAAGACCATGCAATTCAGCCCCGGTGGGAAAAAGCTCATCACAGCATCATTCAATGAGACCATAACCTGGGATGTTGCTGCATGGAGGCCGAAACGTACTGTTACCGTTAAGATAAACGGCGATTCAAATGAATTCAACGACGATCCTTTCTTCTTTACACCCGACCTGCAGAAGATGATCGTAGCCGATTACCGGCCCGATACTAAAGCAGTAATGGTTTGGGATGCTGCAACCCGTAAATTAATACAAACAAAAAAAGGGAATACCAATAAGGTTGAAAATTCCGAAACAATGCTGGAAGATGGAGGCCCCAGGGGAAATGTGGCCGCCGCATCCGGTAATGCATTTGCTGCGGTTTTAAATACTGCCATCCATAATAATTTACAGCTAGGACCAGAAAATGAAAAGACCGCTTACCTGTGGACCCTGGATAAAGGGCTGTTGGTTGATTCACTCACCGGTCATACCGATGCGATCAATTTTATGCAGTTCAACAAGGATGGTACAAAACTAGTAACAGCTTCGGATGACGGTACAGCCAAAATATGGGATGCGGGCACCGGGAAACTGCTTGCTGACTTGCGGAGCCATACATTCAACAGCAGGGCGGCAGATTTTAGTCCCGAATACGTATTAGACCCAACAGCCGCAAAAAAAATGATCACCGCATCGGATGACGGAACCCTTAAAACATGGGACAGGGAAACAGGAACATTGCTGAAAGTTTTTTCAAAACACGATGCAGCTGTTTTCTCGGTTCAATACAGCCGGGATGGAAAAAAGATCGTAAGCGGATCGGAGGATGGAACCGTTATAGTATGGGATGCCAATTCCGGCAAACATATTGATCTGAAAGGAACCTCCCGGGTAGTAATAGATCCCACTTCTGAATCAGACCTGGAATCTGTAACCAGGCTTGTTCCTCCAGAAATGAGCCCGGACGGGTTAAAACTGCTGACAGCCATTCAATCACCTGTTGCAAAAATATTCGATGCCACGAATGGAAATTTACTTTTTGAACGAACCGGTACCCGTTACCCGGGAATGGCCTTTGCACATTTCAGTAATGATGGCAGTAAGATAATAACCGGCTGGAGCTATTATGATAATGAACCCGATAAGAAGGATACAAACACGGTAATAATGGATGCCAATACGGGGAAGCTATTATTTAAGATAGAATCAACTGCTTCACAATTCAGTTCAGATGACAAAAAGATATTTGCAAATACTACCAGGGCACCCAGGGTATTTGATGCAACAAACGGAAAATTCTTATTTGGATTAAGATGCGATACCTGCAGAGAAACTACCTGGGGCATGATGAGCCCCGATGGGAAAACGATATTTTCAACGGATTGGCAAGAGGGAAACGGTTATTTCTGGAATGCAGAGAACGGTAAGTTCCTGTATAGTATGAAGGGCCAGGGCTCGTTTGTAGGTTCAAAATTCAGTCCCGACAGCAGGTACATACTCAATTCAACAGCTGACAACGGGATGGAACTATGGGATGCAACGAACGGGAATTTCCTGCAGCACTTCACGGGGCATACCGATGTTATAAATTATTTTGGCTTCAGCCCCGATGCAAATAATATCATCAGCACATCCAGGGATAACACATCCAAATTATGGGATGTACAAACAGGGAAATGCCTGTATACTTTTTTTGCAGTGGACAGTGCAGATTATTTTATCCAGCTTCCTTCTGGCTATTATCAAAGTACTCCCAATGCATCAAAACTCCTCCATTATGTAACAAAAGGATCTAAAAGTGATCTCCTTTGA
- a CDS encoding MBL fold metallo-hydrolase, with the protein MALFIASLNSGSNGNCYYVGNSKEAVLIDVGISCRETEKRMKQLGLSMKTVKAIFVSHEHGDHIKGVSTLANKYSLPVYITGLTAGNGPRLIRHLSKTFVADEPVVVGQLTITPFTKNHDAADPHSFIISHLGITVGVFTDIGTVCKQVIHYFKQCHAAFLEANYDDAMLENGGYPLHLKNRIRGDKGHLSNRQALELFLQHRPSFMSHLLLAHLSKENNSPDLVGSLFKENANGTEVIVASRYQATAVYSITATGTVETNTHPVPVKPMQLALFG; encoded by the coding sequence ATGGCTTTATTTATCGCATCCCTTAACTCCGGCAGCAACGGCAATTGTTATTATGTCGGGAACAGCAAGGAGGCTGTTTTGATCGATGTAGGCATTTCCTGCCGGGAAACAGAAAAGCGGATGAAGCAACTGGGTCTCTCCATGAAAACCGTGAAGGCCATTTTTGTATCGCATGAGCACGGCGATCATATCAAAGGGGTTTCCACACTGGCCAATAAGTACAGCCTGCCTGTTTATATCACCGGGCTGACCGCCGGCAATGGCCCCCGGCTGATCAGGCATCTTTCAAAAACATTTGTTGCAGACGAACCTGTAGTGGTTGGTCAATTGACAATAACCCCTTTTACTAAAAATCACGATGCAGCCGATCCGCATAGTTTTATCATTAGTCACCTGGGCATAACCGTTGGTGTATTTACGGACATCGGCACCGTATGCAAACAGGTCATACATTATTTCAAGCAATGCCATGCTGCTTTTTTAGAAGCCAATTATGACGATGCCATGCTGGAGAACGGTGGCTATCCCCTGCATTTAAAGAACCGCATCCGTGGTGATAAGGGGCATTTATCGAACCGGCAGGCGCTGGAATTATTCCTGCAGCACCGGCCCTCCTTTATGTCGCATCTTTTATTGGCGCATTTATCAAAAGAGAACAATAGCCCGGACCTCGTTGGATCCCTGTTCAAAGAAAATGCGAACGGAACAGAGGTCATTGTGGCTTCCCGGTACCAGGCTACAGCGGTTTACAGCATTACTGCAACGGGAACCGTGGAAACCAATACGCATCCGGTACCTGTAAAGCCGATGCAGTTAGCTTTGTTTGGATAA
- a CDS encoding aminopeptidase P family protein, protein MSLKRRDFINISALAAAAGIIPGIGSKNAGANNTSSDKMHAMLADVVPITVEERKARVEKAQRLLNEQKIEALVLDSGTSLIYFTGISWWPSERPMVAIIPARGEVSYVCPAFEEDRLRELIKTGKEVYAWQEDESPYKQMANALKDAGIRSGNIGMEERLRFFIMDGLRKEAPHLNMVSGDPVTIPCRLIKSAAEIALMQKASDITVAAIKEGIKGLKEGMSPGDVAAIITGTQRKLGNDPGFALVLFGEASAFPHGTTKPQRLKMGDVVLMDCGCEVEGYNSDITRTTVFGEPSKRQLEIWNLEQRSQLAGFAAAKIGRPCEEVDAAARKVITDAGFGPGYKLPGLPHRTGHGIGMDGHEWGNIVKGNTLKLEPGICFSIEPTIAIPGEFGVRHEDCVYMTEAGPKWFSPLSKSVSEPFG, encoded by the coding sequence ATGTCATTAAAAAGAAGAGATTTCATCAACATTTCTGCACTTGCTGCTGCTGCGGGGATCATTCCAGGCATTGGATCCAAGAATGCCGGCGCAAACAACACATCATCGGATAAAATGCACGCTATGCTGGCGGATGTGGTGCCCATCACTGTAGAAGAAAGAAAAGCACGGGTAGAAAAAGCACAACGCCTGCTCAATGAACAAAAAATAGAAGCCCTGGTACTTGACTCCGGAACATCGTTGATATATTTTACCGGCATCAGCTGGTGGCCCAGCGAAAGGCCCATGGTTGCCATCATACCCGCCCGGGGAGAAGTAAGCTATGTTTGCCCGGCTTTTGAAGAAGACCGTTTGCGTGAACTTATCAAAACAGGAAAAGAGGTGTATGCCTGGCAGGAAGATGAAAGTCCGTATAAACAAATGGCGAATGCACTAAAAGATGCGGGCATCCGGTCCGGGAACATAGGCATGGAAGAACGGCTGCGGTTTTTTATAATGGATGGATTAAGAAAAGAAGCGCCGCACCTGAACATGGTAAGTGGTGACCCGGTCACCATCCCCTGCCGCCTGATAAAATCTGCTGCAGAAATTGCCCTGATGCAAAAAGCCAGTGATATAACGGTGGCTGCCATCAAAGAAGGAATAAAGGGTTTGAAAGAGGGAATGTCACCCGGCGATGTGGCTGCGATCATCACCGGCACCCAGCGTAAACTGGGCAATGATCCCGGTTTTGCCCTGGTGCTTTTTGGAGAAGCATCCGCTTTTCCGCATGGCACCACCAAACCTCAGCGGTTAAAAATGGGAGACGTCGTGTTGATGGATTGCGGTTGTGAAGTGGAAGGCTATAACTCCGATATCACCCGTACCACCGTATTTGGAGAGCCCAGCAAACGGCAGTTGGAGATATGGAACCTGGAACAACGCTCCCAGCTTGCTGGCTTTGCCGCTGCAAAAATTGGCAGGCCCTGTGAGGAAGTGGATGCCGCTGCCCGTAAAGTGATCACCGATGCCGGCTTTGGCCCCGGCTATAAATTACCGGGACTTCCGCACCGCACCGGCCATGGCATTGGCATGGACGGACATGAATGGGGCAATATCGTAAAAGGAAATACCCTGAAATTGGAGCCGGGCATATGTTTCAGCATCGAGCCCACCATCGCGATACCCGGTGAATTTGGTGTGCGTCACGAAGACTGTGTTTATATGACCGAAGCCGGGCCAAAATGGTTTTCCCCGTTAAGTAAGTCGGTCAGCGAGCCTTTTGGGTAG
- a CDS encoding caspase family protein gives MLTRTVLVFCIYFLFIALSICIAQPPRLVVPVGHTGSVTEIQFSPDGKKLVTVSNDGTGKLWETRSGKLLIDFKPYVDATLAPLKSARFTPDGNCMVLNFQDQYNDAYGVMEIWEMNTGKKYSQYYHDEYISGSTRINQYNAAGKKTGTVTVDETMGKGIQGSKKMVSVFEALVDTVTALNKYVQYVSSPDGNIAGQITQYEIDFDDPRKNYSTAIFFDARNGKRLYTLSNLVYKSIDENDFLLFFSQDGEKMIMPERDSTVSVRKAENGNVIMKLRGFTDRVNIARFSGDGRKIITASGNQVKIWESATGRFIMELKGHAGQVNDALFSPDGKKILTASADQTAKIWDAVSGKNTVNLTGRTNKILNSVYSADGKQVHVFTSSGTLVLNIENGNFQIDNSIKPVTRKRIKDPRYADMLDERRKFVRDSTSPDGMVRIGWGANVVNYWSVPEETRNEIINTVMSIAGMPVDTSKHYPGKPDHEDLEGGFGLDDFVTDIHFSPDSRRLLITCEDNTVRLYDMFKHEFVFSFFPVDSADYLVRIPSGYYQSTPGAARLLHYVTNDLEVISFEQLDVKYNRPDIVLETIGNADTSLVSTYRNAYYKRIKKLGIDTTSFRDGYSVPAANFLNRGSIASEQKTETLTLQITGRDKAYKLDRFNLWVNEVPVFGQRGISIRKKNINSFARTVSIKLSQGENRIETSVTNVNGTESYRIPLTVTYIPAARQKEKTYFIGIGIDKFADANYNLRYSTKDVHDLADKLKEKYGNAIIIDTLFNENVTISNVKALRQKLQKTTVNDKVIISYSGHGLLSKNYDYYLSTYSIKFDDPKENGLAYEELENLLDSIPARKKLMLIDACHSGEVDKEEYRQVEINKAELDSSHVVSRGVILTGTGDGSKKLGLKNSFELMQNLFVNVGKSTGATVISAAAGTEFALEKGDLKNGVFTYCVMEAMNTYPTMKISDLKKIVGARVVELTKGMQKPTSRNEAIAVDWNVW, from the coding sequence ATGCTGACCCGGACTGTATTAGTATTCTGCATTTATTTTTTATTCATCGCACTAAGTATTTGTATTGCACAGCCCCCCAGACTTGTAGTGCCGGTAGGGCATACAGGTTCGGTTACAGAAATTCAGTTCAGCCCGGATGGGAAAAAACTGGTCACGGTTTCCAATGATGGTACGGGTAAATTATGGGAGACCCGGTCGGGTAAACTGCTGATAGACTTCAAACCGTATGTAGATGCAACGCTGGCGCCATTGAAATCTGCCCGGTTCACGCCGGACGGGAATTGCATGGTACTGAACTTCCAGGATCAATATAATGACGCATATGGTGTTATGGAAATATGGGAGATGAACACAGGGAAGAAGTATTCCCAATACTATCATGATGAATATATTTCGGGCAGTACAAGAATAAACCAGTACAATGCTGCCGGGAAAAAAACCGGCACTGTTACCGTGGATGAAACAATGGGGAAAGGAATTCAAGGCAGTAAAAAAATGGTAAGCGTTTTCGAGGCTCTTGTTGATACCGTAACAGCCCTTAACAAGTATGTACAATATGTTTCAAGCCCCGACGGGAACATAGCAGGACAGATCACCCAGTACGAAATTGACTTTGACGACCCCCGGAAGAATTATTCAACGGCCATATTCTTTGATGCACGCAATGGCAAACGGCTTTATACGTTAAGCAACCTGGTTTATAAAAGCATTGATGAGAATGATTTCCTGCTCTTCTTCAGCCAGGATGGGGAAAAAATGATCATGCCCGAACGGGATTCCACCGTTTCTGTCAGGAAGGCAGAGAACGGGAATGTCATTATGAAATTGAGGGGTTTTACCGACCGGGTTAACATTGCCCGTTTCAGCGGGGATGGAAGAAAAATAATAACTGCTTCGGGGAACCAGGTTAAGATCTGGGAATCTGCTACGGGAAGATTCATCATGGAATTAAAAGGACATGCCGGACAGGTGAATGATGCCCTGTTCAGTCCCGACGGGAAAAAGATACTGACCGCATCTGCTGACCAAACTGCTAAAATATGGGATGCAGTTTCCGGAAAGAACACGGTTAACTTAACAGGCCGCACCAATAAGATTCTGAATTCAGTTTATAGTGCTGATGGAAAGCAGGTTCATGTCTTCACTTCCAGCGGTACCCTGGTATTAAATATTGAGAATGGTAATTTTCAAATTGACAATTCGATAAAGCCGGTTACCAGGAAAAGGATCAAAGATCCCCGCTATGCAGATATGCTTGACGAAAGAAGAAAATTCGTAAGAGATAGTACCAGTCCCGACGGAATGGTACGTATTGGCTGGGGCGCAAATGTTGTGAATTACTGGTCTGTACCGGAAGAGACCAGGAACGAGATCATTAATACAGTAATGAGTATTGCCGGGATGCCAGTAGATACATCTAAGCACTATCCGGGAAAACCGGATCACGAAGATTTAGAGGGTGGATTTGGCCTGGATGATTTTGTCACTGATATACACTTCAGTCCCGACAGTAGAAGACTACTGATAACCTGCGAAGACAATACGGTTCGTTTGTATGATATGTTTAAGCATGAATTTGTATTTTCATTTTTTCCCGTGGACAGTGCGGATTACCTGGTTCGGATCCCCTCCGGTTATTATCAAAGCACTCCCGGGGCGGCCCGGCTGCTTCATTATGTTACCAATGACCTGGAAGTGATCAGCTTTGAGCAACTGGATGTAAAATATAACCGGCCCGATATCGTGCTGGAAACCATTGGCAATGCAGATACATCCCTGGTATCCACGTATCGCAATGCCTATTACAAACGCATAAAAAAACTGGGCATTGATACAACCAGTTTCCGGGACGGGTACAGTGTACCAGCAGCCAATTTTTTAAACAGGGGATCCATTGCATCGGAACAAAAGACCGAAACGCTTACCCTGCAGATCACAGGCCGTGATAAGGCTTACAAACTCGACCGCTTCAACCTTTGGGTAAATGAAGTGCCGGTATTTGGACAACGGGGTATCAGTATCCGCAAAAAAAATATCAACAGTTTTGCCAGAACAGTCAGCATTAAATTATCGCAGGGAGAGAACCGGATCGAGACTTCGGTTACGAATGTAAACGGTACCGAGAGTTACCGCATACCATTAACCGTTACTTATATCCCTGCAGCCAGGCAAAAGGAAAAAACGTATTTCATCGGCATTGGTATCGATAAGTTTGCCGATGCAAACTACAATCTCCGCTACAGTACAAAGGACGTACATGACCTGGCTGACAAACTGAAAGAGAAATACGGGAATGCGATCATCATCGATACCCTCTTTAATGAGAACGTTACCATCAGTAATGTGAAAGCGCTGAGGCAAAAGCTACAAAAGACCACGGTGAATGATAAGGTCATTATTTCGTATTCCGGGCATGGATTGTTGAGTAAGAACTATGATTATTATCTCTCTACCTATTCTATAAAATTTGATGACCCGAAAGAGAACGGGTTGGCATATGAGGAATTGGAAAATTTACTGGACAGCATTCCCGCCAGGAAAAAGCTGATGCTGATCGATGCCTGCCACAGCGGTGAAGTGGACAAAGAAGAATACCGGCAGGTGGAAATAAATAAGGCTGAACTCGATTCCAGCCACGTGGTTTCAAGAGGGGTGATCCTTACCGGAACAGGGGATGGGTCAAAAAAGCTGGGATTGAAGAACAGTTTTGAACTGATGCAGAATCTTTTTGTGAATGTAGGCAAGAGCACGGGAGCAACTGTCATATCAGCCGCTGCAGGAACCGAGTTTGCACTGGAAAAAGGAGATCTGAAAAACGGCGTGTTCACGTATTGTGTGATGGAAGCTATGAATACATATCCCACCATGAAGATCAGTGATTTGAAAAAGATAGTGGGAGCAAGGGTAGTAGAACTTACCAAAGGAATGCAGAAACCAACATCAAGAAATGAGGCCATTGCGGTGGACTGGAATGTCTGGTAG
- a CDS encoding metallophosphoesterase, with translation MKGAVPGKVNIAIIGDWGTGDTVSKSIINQVTPLKPDYIVHVGDVYYAGTPLASDPNGQYYFDPGEEQNNLLVQWPPAYAGRSFTLNSNHEMYSGANGLFYRALAAKANPPGNGSPFSAQKGASCFALQYAGWTILGLDSAYMASISNAFMNGSIGGTSGFQGQWIQKLGLAPGKTIVLTHHNGFADDCTSVSPLWAEIKAALKGDPYAWYWGHVHNGIVYNSPISIPGLSTKTFARCLGHASLPYGPASSLNGKPIAYKANNLQPPPSKQLYNGFAMITLQSTNNVLTGITENFYDLSKVKQPVWTKKIF, from the coding sequence TTGAAAGGCGCTGTGCCCGGTAAGGTAAACATCGCCATCATCGGCGACTGGGGCACGGGAGACACTGTTTCCAAATCCATCATCAACCAGGTAACGCCTTTAAAACCCGATTATATTGTTCATGTGGGCGACGTATATTATGCAGGAACGCCATTGGCTTCGGATCCCAATGGCCAGTATTATTTTGACCCCGGCGAAGAACAAAACAACCTGCTTGTTCAATGGCCACCCGCTTATGCCGGAAGATCATTTACCCTTAACTCAAACCATGAAATGTACAGCGGGGCAAATGGATTATTCTATCGTGCATTGGCTGCCAAAGCAAATCCACCGGGTAATGGCAGCCCCTTCAGCGCCCAAAAAGGCGCCAGTTGTTTTGCCCTGCAATATGCAGGATGGACGATCCTCGGCCTCGACTCAGCCTACATGGCCAGTATCAGCAATGCATTCATGAACGGCAGCATCGGCGGGACCTCCGGGTTCCAGGGCCAGTGGATACAAAAGCTTGGCCTGGCCCCGGGCAAGACAATTGTGCTTACCCATCACAACGGCTTTGCCGATGATTGCACATCCGTTTCTCCTTTATGGGCGGAGATCAAGGCGGCGCTTAAGGGTGATCCCTATGCCTGGTACTGGGGGCACGTTCATAATGGCATCGTGTATAATTCGCCCATCAGCATTCCCGGCCTCAGCACCAAAACATTTGCCCGATGCCTGGGTCATGCTTCGCTTCCCTACGGACCGGCTTCATCGCTGAATGGCAAACCCATTGCATACAAAGCCAATAACCTGCAGCCACCGCCATCAAAACAATTGTATAATGGCTTTGCCATGATAACACTTCAGTCAACAAATAACGTGCTGACAGGCATCACCGAAAATTTTTATGACCTGAGTAAAGTGAAGCAACCGGTGTGGACGAAGAAGATATTTTAA
- a CDS encoding caspase family protein, with product MISFEQLDVKYNRPDLVLEAIGNPDTNLINAYRHAYYKRIKKLGIDTTSFRDGYSVPEADFVNREEIAPEQTNEILSLHIKGTDSTYKLDRYNVWVNEVPVFGQKGISLLDKNGKKFDKTITIQLSQGVNRIETSVTNVNGTESYRMPLLVNYAPPVKQKENIHFIGIGIDKFGDAKYNLNYSAKDIRDLAVKLKEKYGNGIRIDTLFNQHVTTANVKALKQKLLLTGVNDKVIISYSGHGLLSKECDYYLSTYSINFSKPQENGLPYDELEALLDSIPARKKLLMIDACHSGELDKEGYLQFQVEMKEMTPDSTNNVVSRGVIVTGSGDASKKIGVKNSYELMQNLFVNVSKRTGATIISAAAGTEFALEKGDLKNGVFTYCVMEAMDKYPTMKISDLKKTVGARVTELTKGMQKPTSRNEAIAVDWDVW from the coding sequence GTGATCTCCTTTGAACAGCTGGATGTAAAATACAACCGGCCCGACCTGGTTCTGGAAGCCATCGGCAATCCGGATACAAACCTCATCAATGCTTACCGGCATGCGTATTATAAACGCATCAAAAAACTAGGTATAGATACCACTTCATTCCGTGATGGCTACAGTGTGCCCGAAGCTGATTTTGTAAACAGGGAGGAAATTGCACCTGAGCAAACAAACGAAATACTTTCCCTGCATATAAAAGGAACAGACAGCACTTACAAACTTGACCGGTATAATGTTTGGGTAAATGAAGTGCCGGTGTTTGGGCAAAAGGGAATCAGCCTGCTTGATAAAAACGGTAAAAAATTTGATAAAACCATAACCATTCAGTTATCACAGGGCGTGAACCGTATTGAAACCTCTGTTACCAATGTCAATGGAACGGAAAGTTACCGCATGCCATTGCTGGTGAACTATGCTCCCCCGGTAAAACAAAAAGAAAATATCCATTTTATCGGGATCGGGATCGATAAATTCGGAGATGCCAAATACAATCTCAATTACAGTGCAAAGGACATCCGTGACCTTGCGGTAAAACTAAAAGAGAAGTACGGGAACGGCATACGCATCGATACGCTGTTCAACCAGCACGTGACCACTGCAAATGTGAAGGCTCTTAAGCAGAAACTGTTGCTAACGGGGGTAAATGATAAGGTCATCATTTCCTATTCGGGCCACGGACTGCTTAGTAAAGAATGCGATTATTATCTCTCCACGTATTCAATCAATTTCAGTAAGCCACAGGAGAACGGGTTACCGTATGATGAACTGGAAGCTCTGCTGGACAGTATTCCCGCCCGTAAAAAACTGCTGATGATTGATGCCTGCCACAGCGGCGAACTCGATAAAGAAGGATACCTGCAGTTCCAGGTTGAAATGAAGGAAATGACCCCTGATTCAACGAACAATGTAGTATCCCGTGGAGTGATCGTTACCGGTTCGGGAGATGCTTCCAAAAAGATCGGGGTAAAAAACAGTTACGAACTGATGCAGAACCTTTTTGTGAATGTAAGCAAGCGTACAGGCGCTACGATCATCTCCGCAGCAGCCGGAACCGAATTTGCCCTGGAAAAAGGGGACCTGAAGAACGGCGTGTTCACCTATTGTGTAATGGAAGCTATGGATAAATACCCCACCATGAAGATCAGTGATTTGAAAAAGACAGTAGGAGCAAGGGTGACAGAGCTTACCAAAGGAATGCAGAAACCAACATCGAGAAATGAAGCTATTGCAGTGGATTGGGATGTGTGGTAG
- a CDS encoding HEAT repeat domain-containing protein: protein MKTFDQPISVKSADGKSWIRLKYNEPRPDLKVPVIRSTKVKLDKDLHSLTILRLGVEEVLHHGCTKHGLASLQRSGPQVGSILLKIAAGFGSGNGCCDNCLNRAVAAMRYFPQPQVQEWLMKITGDRKANISTRAQAILSLGYMNNQASEKLLLDVLKKDPSDAIRRSVIVALQRNIRPGLLNVLVEHAKNESAHGVLQQLVYAAHTISRRYKLPLPAGFPGLTETRRPAKPLLIPLHKKLPR from the coding sequence ATGAAAACATTTGATCAGCCAATAAGTGTAAAAAGTGCGGATGGAAAATCCTGGATCCGCCTGAAATATAATGAACCACGCCCCGACCTGAAAGTACCTGTCATCAGGTCAACTAAAGTTAAACTGGACAAGGACCTTCATTCTTTGACCATACTAAGGTTAGGTGTTGAAGAAGTGCTGCACCATGGGTGTACAAAGCATGGGCTGGCATCCTTGCAGCGGTCGGGCCCGCAGGTGGGCAGTATCTTATTAAAGATCGCAGCCGGTTTCGGTAGCGGCAATGGCTGCTGTGATAACTGCCTCAACAGGGCGGTGGCAGCCATGCGCTATTTTCCGCAACCACAGGTACAGGAATGGTTAATGAAAATAACCGGCGACCGCAAAGCAAACATTTCAACACGTGCCCAGGCCATATTGTCCCTTGGATATATGAATAACCAGGCATCGGAGAAGTTGTTATTGGACGTATTGAAAAAAGACCCGAGTGATGCGATCCGCAGATCTGTGATCGTTGCATTGCAACGGAACATCAGGCCTGGCCTGTTGAATGTTCTGGTGGAGCATGCAAAAAATGAAAGCGCACACGGTGTGCTGCAGCAACTGGTTTATGCCGCACATACCATCAGCAGGCGATACAAACTTCCCTTGCCGGCGGGTTTCCCCGGTTTAACAGAAACCAGGAGGCCGGCAAAGCCCCTGCTCATTCCATTACATAAAAAATTACCAAGATGA